The Cynocephalus volans isolate mCynVol1 chromosome 5, mCynVol1.pri, whole genome shotgun sequence genomic sequence ggccggcccctcaagGTTGTATTTTAGAAGACATTTAACAAAGACGTGTAACAGCCACTCTCGGTGAGGAAATAAgtggctctgaaaagagcctttgggaggtgaaaGCTAACTAGCCCACACCAGTTGGACACTTTATGCTCGCTCGCCACGGATGCGGCGGGCTAGCTGGATGTCCTTGGGCATGATAGTCACTCGCTTGGCGTGGATGGCACACAGGTTGGTGTCCTCAAACAGCCCCACCAGGTAGGCCTCGCAGGCCTCCTGCAGCGCCATCACGGCCGAGCTCTGGAAGCGCAGGTCGGTCTTGAAGTCCTGCGCGATCTCGCGCACCAGGCGCTGGAACGGCAGCTTGCGGATCAGCAGCTCGGTGGACTTCTGGTAGCGGCGGATCTCGCGCAGGGCCACGGTGCCGGGCCGGTAGCGGTGGGGCTTCTTGACGCCGCCGGTGGCCGGCGCGCTCTTGCGGGCTGCCTTGGTGGCGAGCTGCTTGCGCGGCGCCTTGCCGCCGGTGGACTTGCGAGCCGTCTGCTTCGTGCGAGCCATGACAAAAGCCTTGTGCCTTGAAAAACCAGCAACTGGAGAACTACTGGCGCGACCAGAATTTATACTAACGACCTGATCCTGATTGGTCAGGACTGTTGCAGGAGTAACCTGattggtttttaattttcatttgttcctACCACCCGCCACCCCGAACTGTTTTGTTTTCCCTGCTGTTAACTTTGTTACTATTTTCAACCAATGTAAAGGAAATGTGATCTGTAATTTGTGGAAGTCAGCCGAAATTGTACTTAAACgcattttcatttcagataatgtgaaaaaaattacagTAGAATAATGTATTCGCGAGCCTCTCCAAAAAGTGGAGAGGTTTCGTTTCATAACTGCTTCAGTAAATCTGCTTTTAATGACCGTACCAAGACCcagaagaaaaactttaaaaatacagtggcggggccagcccgtggctcactcgggagagtgtggtgctgataacaccaaggccacgggttcggttcccatgtagggatggccggttagctcactgggtgagcgtggtgctgacaacaccaagtcaagggttaagatccccttaccggtcatctttttaaaaaaagaaaagaaaagaaatacagtggCACGTTGGTCTCTGGAACACCAGAACTTTGGTTTGCCCAGAGTGGTGTGGGAAAGAGGGAGTTTGATATGTGCTTGATAAATGATAGCAATGAATGGTATCTGATATTTTCATTAACTGATTTTGGTGCAATGAAATGGCTGATTGAACTATTTTGTAAATCGTGTACTTAATCAGCATGCGTGTACTGATGATGGGTTTACGTTGGTAATTAGGGCTTTTCCTGTAATAATGAGCAGCTCCAAAACGGCATTTAAGTTAGGACGGCTGTTTTAGTTGATCAAGGGACCCGTTCAGGGTCTGCTATTGATAAAGACccagaaaaacagcaaaaaaaagttCTTATTCACTGGAGCAAATGGCcaccagaaaacattttttaacgaCCCACAACGTCGTTGTTTGTGAAGGGACAATGAGGGTGGTTTCATCATCCTATAAATTGAGCAAACTAAGAACAGACTCGAGATAATACATGCTTGTTCAAGTGGAGAGGAAAACTAGTTAACTCAGCCAGGTTTTCATGATAGGTTTGGAAAAGGGTGCTCAGCTCCTCCGCAGACATGGTGggtggctctgaaaagagcctttggtTTTAATCAGAAGCTTAACATAACGTGAATCCGGACTTCACTTTCCCTTGGCCTTGTGGTGACTCTCGGTCTTCTTGGGCAGCAGCACGGCCTGGATGTTGGGCAGGACGCCGCCCTGAGCGATGGTGACTTTACCCAGCAGCTTGTTGAGCTCCTCGTCGTTGCGGATGGCCAGCTGCAGGTGGCGCGGGATGATGCGCGTCTTCTTGTTGTCGCGGGCCGcgttgcccgccagctccaggatcTCGGCCGTCAGATACTCCAGCACCGCCGCCAGGTACACCGGCGCGCCGGCTCCGACCCGCTCGGCGTAGTTGCCCTTGCGGAGCAGGCGGTGCACACGGCCCACGGGGAACTGCAGCCCGGCCCGGGAAGAGCGGGTCTTGGCCTTGGCGCGAGCCTTGCCGCCTTGCTTGCCACGTCCAGACATGATGGAGTCACCTACTACCTAGGCCAGAAACAACTAAACAGAAAGTGCAAATACGCACATTTTATAGCCTCTGCTGGGCGCGAAAAAGAAGCTGGGCTATTGGCTGAACTTGCATCTTGGTTTTAAACAAAGCAAATACGGCTCCTTATAATAAGTGTTTGATTGGACAATGCTGATATGATGTCATCTCGACTAACCTCCAATCAGATATAGGACTTAACACAATTATATTTGCATATGGAATTGTAAATAAAAAGGACACGACCCTCCCGGTCCtcattctttcctgtttcttcagTCCTTttgtcctcttctcttctctgcctGAAGCAGCCAAGTCAGCTCCGGCCCCGAAGAAGGGCTCCAAGAAGGCGGTGACCAAGGCGCAGAAGAAGGACGGCAAGAAGCGCAAGCGCAGCCGCAAGGAGAGCTACTCCGTGTACGTGTACAAGGTGCTGAAGCAGGTCCACCCCGACACCGGCATCTCGTCCAAGGCCATGGGCATCATGAACTCCTTCGTGAACGACATCTTCGAGCGCATCGCGGGGGAGGCGTCGCGGCTGGCGCATTACAACAAGCGCTCGACCATCACCTCCAGGGAGATCCAGACGGCCGTGCGCCTGCTGCTGCCCGGGGAGCTGGCCAAGCACGCCGTGTCCGAGGGCACCAAGGCCGTCACCAAGTACACCAGCGCCAAGTGAGCCAGCCCGCAGCTGCCCACACCCCAACGGCTCTTTTCAGAGCTGTCCACGCTTCAGAGAAATTGCTGGTGTGATTTGCCTGTAGTCTTAGTTTCTCTTAGTAAGGCgcgtttggggggagggggggaataATTGGGAAAAGGTAAAATGTAAGATCTCCGCGCTTATTCCTGCGTGTGCAGATAGATGCAGCGTCATGCAAATGTATGAGTTCTGTGACACCTTCGGAAAAAGAGGCTCGCAGTTTTGCTTTCTGCCGCTACTAAGTTCGCCCTTGGTTACACTTTCTCAGTGCAAGTAGCGCCCCCCCTGTCTGGGCAGCAGCAGAATTTGAAAAGCCCGCCAGGGCTGCAATTCACCAGATAATTTGTCATCGTAGTTGTGCTTTTCAAAGAGGTTCCCTTTGGAAAGTAAATTATGAATTTTCTGTTATATGCGGGAATGTCGTAGAACCAAGAGCCAGAAGCGTTATTATTGTCTTTAATTTCCAAAAAGCTCTTGAAAACAGAAGCTTTAAGTTAACTGTTCACAGTTTTCTGCAGCCGGATACTGGGCGAGGTTAAACTcctcagttttcatttctcataAACTCTAGAGAATAAGCACTGTAACTTCTGCCCTGCCGATGCCACAAAGATTATGGTGAGTTAAAACGACTTGTTTCAAAACATAACGGGAACACTAAAGGTCGGGAAAGCTCCTTAAGGATAAAATGTTGCACCAGGAACCCAGCAACTTGAACCCCGCTTCCTTGCAATGTTTAATCAGGCTGCGTTGGCGGGGGAGGTATGCTAGGATTCTGTGGGGTACGGGGCAGCTTTTAGGCTGGCATTTGAGAATCCATGATTAGGAATCCTGCGACAAAAAGAGGAGAACCCAACGCTTAGAGAGAAGTGGACCCCAGAAAAGGCCACAGAGGTAAGAAGTGAACCAAAAGCATTTACTAGCCAGCAATACC encodes the following:
- the LOC134378131 gene encoding histone H2B type 1-K-like yields the protein MDPFVLFSSLPEAAKSAPAPKKGSKKAVTKAQKKDGKKRKRSRKESYSVYVYKVLKQVHPDTGISSKAMGIMNSFVNDIFERIAGEASRLAHYNKRSTITSREIQTAVRLLLPGELAKHAVSEGTKAVTKYTSAK